One window of Candidatus Rokuibacteriota bacterium genomic DNA carries:
- a CDS encoding DUF2294 family protein, giving the protein MANPGFFPQRFQGSPMRRELAQRISELTQGFFRGKLRLSPRSVEVGEMGQTLVVTVRGFLTPSERAIMDQPSERQAIEDYYLRLLDQIAPLMRTGVGEAGPVVTFRTLLDLPGDECTFIVTLGKAEEAARVDSP; this is encoded by the coding sequence ATGGCGAATCCGGGTTTCTTCCCGCAGCGATTCCAGGGGTCGCCGATGCGTCGCGAGCTAGCGCAGCGAATCAGCGAGCTCACCCAGGGGTTTTTCCGAGGCAAGCTCCGCCTGAGCCCTCGGTCGGTAGAGGTCGGCGAGATGGGCCAGACCCTGGTCGTCACGGTCAGAGGGTTCCTCACCCCGAGCGAACGGGCGATCATGGACCAGCCGAGCGAGCGACAAGCTATCGAAGATTACTATCTTCGACTGTTGGACCAGATTGCGCCGCTCATGCGCACAGGGGTCGGAGAAGCGGGTCCGGTCGTCACGTTCCGAACTCTTTTGGATCTTCCCGGGGATGAATGCACCTTCATTGTGACCTTGGGGAAGGCGGAAGAGGCAGCTCGCGTGGACTCCCCGTGA
- a CDS encoding DUF2294 domain-containing protein, with amino-acid sequence MTRKTRGQVEALISQTVVKFEREYMGRGPFDVKTDLVRDMAIVRLKGILTPAEQQLVKAEGAELIKQVRSKLLESGRERLEKGIRDVTGLPVLSMHSDLSTRTGERIILFVFSENIEARFA; translated from the coding sequence ATGACTCGAAAAACCAGGGGCCAAGTAGAAGCGCTGATCAGCCAGACCGTGGTGAAGTTCGAGCGCGAGTACATGGGACGAGGCCCATTCGACGTCAAGACCGACCTGGTCAGGGACATGGCCATCGTGCGGCTCAAGGGGATCCTGACCCCGGCGGAACAACAGCTCGTAAAGGCCGAGGGCGCGGAGCTGATCAAGCAGGTGCGGAGCAAACTCCTGGAAAGTGGCCGGGAGCGGCTGGAGAAAGGCATTCGGGACGTCACGGGCCTGCCGGTCCTCAGCATGCATTCCGACCTGAGCACGCGGACGGGTGAACGGATCATCCTCTTTGTTTTCAGCGAGAATATCGAGGCGAGGTTCGCGTGA